One genomic region from Chitinivibrionales bacterium encodes:
- a CDS encoding TIGR02147 family protein, producing the protein MVSRKHINMQKNIGKVGPGTFAFYSKWYHSAIWAVLTFFKFKRNYKALSKVLYPEITPDQAKSSIQLLTKLGFLKKNEQGYLEPTDRSISSGETENSPEVSEFHEQTMSLAREAMNKVPLDQREMSTMTISISDRTYKEVLNTIKACRQQLFKIARNDKTPRRVFQINFQVFPLSKGM; encoded by the coding sequence ATGGTTAGCAGAAAGCATATAAATATGCAAAAGAATATCGGTAAAGTGGGACCGGGTACATTCGCATTCTATTCCAAGTGGTACCATTCCGCGATATGGGCCGTTCTTACCTTTTTCAAGTTTAAGAGGAATTACAAAGCCCTTTCAAAAGTGCTTTATCCGGAAATTACGCCGGACCAGGCAAAGAGTTCTATCCAATTATTAACGAAGCTCGGTTTTCTCAAGAAGAACGAGCAGGGGTATCTGGAACCAACCGACCGGAGTATCAGTTCCGGAGAGACTGAAAATTCGCCCGAGGTTAGCGAATTTCATGAGCAGACAATGTCCCTTGCCAGGGAAGCCATGAATAAGGTCCCGCTGGACCAGCGGGAGATGTCCACAATGACTATCAGCATTTCCGACCGGACGTATAAAGAAGTATTAAACACAATCAAAGCGTGTCGGCAGCAACTGTTTAAAATTGCCCGGAATGATAAAACCCCTCGAAGGGTATTCCAAATCAATTTCCAGGTTTTCCCTCTCTCTAAAGGAATGTGA
- a CDS encoding response regulator: protein MKKPHVLLVEDDEHLVDLYASMIKLMEWVPVVCRKGGEALKIFESAEFPVAVILLDLILPDIHGIECICRFKKTDPRVPVVVCTGSEHMNEIALLKAEGAFDILSKPFVANDLIAMLKRAVGEI, encoded by the coding sequence ATGAAAAAGCCACATGTTCTTCTGGTAGAAGACGACGAACATCTTGTCGATTTATATGCATCGATGATCAAATTGATGGAATGGGTCCCGGTTGTATGCAGGAAGGGCGGGGAGGCTTTGAAGATATTCGAAAGCGCTGAATTCCCTGTAGCGGTAATCCTTCTGGACCTTATCCTTCCGGACATACACGGCATTGAATGTATCTGCCGGTTTAAAAAGACCGACCCGCGCGTTCCCGTTGTTGTTTGCACCGGAAGTGAGCATATGAATGAAATTGCCCTGTTAAAAGCTGAGGGCGCCTTTGACATTTTAAGTAAGCCTTTTGTGGCGAATGATTTAATTGCAATGTTGAAAAGAGCCGTGGGGGAGATATAA